A window of the Hordeum vulgare subsp. vulgare chromosome 5H, MorexV3_pseudomolecules_assembly, whole genome shotgun sequence genome harbors these coding sequences:
- the LOC123451940 gene encoding probable anion transporter 5, chloroplastic isoform X2 translates to MDKVNLSVAIIPMSHQYGWSSSTAGLVQSSFFWGYALSQLPGGWLAKLIGGRTVLKAGVLVWSLSTAVIPVVAGFMPGLVLSRILVGIGEGVSPSAATDLIARTIPLQERSRAVSVVFGGLAFGSVLGLLFAPPIIQNLGWESVFYIFGLLGIIWCLVFESVQELQPDLENTSAGSNGQVSSSVPSKSSDSSLEEITDSLKDVPWGEFFKSKAVWAMIYTHFCGSWGHYTCLSWLPTFFSEELNLNLTDAAWVSILPPLGSMVITSIAAPFADNLISSGVDTTKVRKICQAIAFLSPAAFMMLSSVDLGLPPWVVVAFLTGGISLSNFALSGLYCTHQDISREYASILLGITNTVGAVPGIVGVALVGYLVDTTHSWSMSLFAPSIFFYLTGTAVWLTFASSEPQDFNKLASESLTEGNQ, encoded by the exons GTTAACTTGAGTGTTGCGATTATTCCAATGTCACATCAGTACGGTTGGAGCTCATCGACTGCTGGCCtggttcaatcatcattcttttgggGCTACGCTTTGAGTCAACTACCTGGGGGCTGGCTGGCAAAATTGATTGGTGGAAG GACAGTGCTTAAGGCCGGTGTGCTTGTGTGGTCTTTGTCCACAGCTGTTATTCCTGTTGTAGCAGGATTCATGCCAGGACTTGTGCTATCAAGGATTCTG GTAGGCATTGGAGAAGGAGTCTCACCATCAGCAGCTACAGATTTAATTGCACG GACCATTCCTCTTCAAGAAAGATCAAGAGCGGTTTCTGTTGTTTTTGGTGGTTTAGCCTTTGGAAGTGTCTTAGG ACTTCTGTTCGCCCCTCCCATCATTCAAAACCTTGGCTGGGAATCTGTCTTCTACATATTTGGTCTTCTTGGAATTATATG GTGTCTGGTGTTTGAATCTGTGCAAGAACTACAGCCAG ATCTTGAAAATACTTCTGCTGGATCTAATGGCCAGGTCTCATCATCTGTGCCTTCAAAGTCATCGGACTCATCACTTGAGGAGATTACAGACTCACTAAAG GATGTGCCTTGGGGGGAATTCTTTAAAAGCAAGGCAGTGTGGGCAATGATATACACTCACTTTTGTGGAAGCTGGGGCCACTATACTTGCTTGTCTTGGCTTCCAACATTCTTTAG TGAGGAGCTAAACTTGAACTTGACAGACGCTGCATGG GtgtcaattcttcctcctttgggCTCAATGGTTATTACATCTATTGCAGCACCTTTTGCAGACAACTTGATATCAAGTGGAGTTGACACCACAAAG GTGCGGAAAATATGTCAAGCAATTGCGTTTCTGTCACCTGCAGCTTTTATGATGCTTTCCTCTGTTGATCTTGGACTGCCTCCCTGGGTAGTTGTTGCTTTCCTTACAGGTGGTATATCACTCTCCAACTTCGCATTATCAG GTCTTTATTGCACCCATCAAGATATATCTCGTGAATATGCAAGCATTCTCCTG GGAATCACAAACACCGTAGGGGCCGTGCCAGGAATCGTCGGCGTCGCTCTAGTTGGCTATCTTGTTGACACGACTCATTCTTGGAGT ATGTcgctctttgctccttcgatcttctTCTACTTAACTGGCACCGCCGTCTGGTTGACATTCGCCAGCAGCGAGCCCCAGGATTTCAACAAGTTGGCGTCGGAGTCGTTAACAGAGGGCAATCAGTAG
- the LOC123451942 gene encoding phosphopantothenoylcysteine decarboxylase subunit VHS3-like, with protein sequence MAMATAVRWTQTAGASAAVAVAAQRLLLLLALAMEAVNNGADIFNDGQQEIIKQFGRIKSETVPENKDAGSDDDDDDEDEDDETGDADDDDADAGEDFSGEEGEDDDEDDDPEANGDDAGAGSDDGDDDDDDDDGDDGEDDDDDDEDEDEEEEEDEDQPPAKKKK encoded by the exons ATGGCGATGGCGACGGCGGTGCGCTGGACCCAGACGGCGGGCGCGTCCGCGGCGGTGGCCGTCGCCGCGCAGAGGCTGCTGCTTCTCCTCGCTCTCGCG ATGGAAGCTGTAAACAATGGAGCGGATATCTTCAATGATGGCCAGCAAGAAATTATCAA GCAATTTGGCAGAATCAAATCTGAGACTGTTCCGGAGAACAAGGATGCAGGgtctgatgacgacgacgatgacgaagatgaggatgatgaaaCTGGTGATGCTGATGACGATGATGCTGATGCTGGGGAGGACTTCTCTGGTGAAGAaggcgaggatgatgatgaggacgatgaccCTGAGGCAAATGGCGATGATGCAGGCGCAGggagtgatgatggtgatgacgatgatgacgatgatgatggtgatgatggcgaggatgatgatgatgatgacgaggatgaggatgaagaggaggaggaagacgaggaccaGCCGCCggccaagaagaagaaatga